One segment of Gammaproteobacteria bacterium DNA contains the following:
- the lptA gene encoding lipopolysaccharide transport periplasmic protein LptA, whose protein sequence is MCSTKVLKALLLILMFVNVEIAWADKRLQIEADRVEYDQAGKLSQYTGNVRVIAARLELMADNIRVTHLEKSITTIQAWGAPAVFKRTLLSNRVNRASAKEIVYDVSQQQVFFVGEVEAEYDGSSLRGERLRYELVTDRMRVEGSGIGAPVRIEIDAETAP, encoded by the coding sequence ATGTGCTCGACTAAGGTATTGAAGGCTCTGCTGCTGATATTAATGTTTGTGAATGTCGAGATAGCATGGGCGGACAAGCGTCTCCAAATAGAGGCGGACCGTGTGGAATATGATCAAGCGGGTAAATTGAGTCAGTACACCGGTAATGTCCGCGTGATCGCCGCAAGACTGGAATTAATGGCAGATAATATTCGTGTTACCCATCTCGAGAAATCCATTACCACTATCCAGGCCTGGGGAGCACCGGCTGTTTTCAAGCGTACATTGCTCAGTAATCGCGTGAACCGGGCCAGCGCAAAAGAGATAGTGTATGACGTCAGCCAACAACAGGTGTTTTTTGTCGGCGAAGTTGAGGCCGAATACGACGGTAGCAGTCTGCGTGGTGAGCGTCTACGCTATGAGTTGGTAACAGATCGTATGCGGGTAGAAGGCTCTGGCATTGGTGCGCCGGTGCGTATCGAAATCGATGC